The genomic interval GTCGGCGTTGGCGTCGTGTGCCGGTTAACGCTGCCGCGAAGCGGCGCATTCAAATGACAGTTGACGTCGACGCAGCAATTGAGCATTGTTAGAGCACGAGCACCGTTACAGCACAGTGGTGAAGGTGAGTTGCTGATTGCcgtgtgttgttgttgcatcgAGTTTGTTGAACGGCTGCGAAAGTGAAGTCTTTCGTTTGACTCGCCGCTCAAATCGCTGCCCGTCcattggtgttgttgttgttgctgcctcaCTTTGGCCGTCTTGCGGCGCTGTGTTATTGTATTGGTGTAGGTGGCAGACATAGCGGTTTCgtagtttttgttatttttttagtGTGCGATTTGCTCTGCGGAATTTAGCGGGCATTTCTTCCTCGCATTGTTTTTCTTACCCACTTTCACTGATCAATTAGCAATCGTTAAACATGAGATAATCACAACAGCGATCGGTTGTTTCACTTTTTGTTATGTAAATTTCTTATTTTGCCACGTTTTCCTGCTAACCAAAAAACTGGTTTTGCACTTTTTACACTCCACTTGTCTCGCTGGCTCTTCGCCTTGCAGCCTTCTTGGTCGATTTGCATTAACATACAAACGATGGCCAGCTGTTGAAGAAAGTTTCGATGCCGAATTATTCCCACAAACACACTCTCACGGAAGTAAAATAACTATCTTTTCCCGGTCGACCGCTTCTTGGCCAAAATCGCAACCTGCACGGTAAAGATCTCGCGACGCACTGACTTGGCTGAATCTGAATGGACTTGGACTGAATAGATCTGCGATGGCTCTCTTTCTTCTGCGcagccgctgccgctgccctCGGTGCACAGTGGGTTGACTTCGCACAACTCGCTGCAAAATTACAAAGTGAAGTGCCTTTATGaagtaaaatttatttatgatgCATATGCTCGCATAATATGGAAACAAGTAAATTAAACTACTTATGGTATTATTCGTTTGTTACAAAAtagaaatgaaattaaatatagtGTTTATTCTCAGAAGCAGAGACATGTTCGCAAACCATTTTTGCAGCGAATTTTTATAAGTTGTCCCATTGTGCGACTGCGCTGCCTGCGCATGGAATGCGGTTCGGCTGCTGGGGCCCTGTCTCTTTTCCCAACTTCTTTCTCCGCGTCCTCGGACGCCTTGATTCTTAACCCATTTCCCGTTTTGTCTGCCAAGCTCAGTGATGCTGTATTGCAAATGAAAAAAGCTAGATTATAAGGCTGTatctaatatttttttaaaaggtataaaagtaaaaagttaaaccttaaaataaatgaataaaatgaatgaatgaaaattatatttatatagaaatAAGATATAAAATAAGATTACTGAAGAAATAAAGATTTTGTTAATATAAAAGACGCAGTTAAAAAACAACTGAAAAAATTGGTTACTTACCTTCAAATatattgataattttatataactttgtaactataaatatttaactttttttgGCTGTATTATATCCAAACCTGCAACACtgtatgtgcatgcaaaaaatcTCTGCCGGTTTcttctctctctttttctctCCCTTGAGTGATTGTCGCCAAACGGAGTCTGCAAAAACAAAGAATAACAACATTACAATTAAACACCATTTATTGGCGGCATAAAAAGCGGTTGTTTGGTATTTAGCTGCTAAGTATGTGTGTAAGTGTATGCTTGTGTGTAAGGGGGGCCGTATAAAGCACGCGTCACAGGTGGAGAAGTGGAAAGGTGGGAACCTGTTCTCTTGCTTATGACCTATTCTACAGGCCATGAAACAAAGATGTGGGTACTCGAATGACCTATTGGCCTTATTTCGTTGCGTCTTTCAATGGATCTCgaagttattaaaaaaatacttttttgGCTTTGCCTCCGATGTATGACATCAGTTGCGTTATTACTGTTTTAATTCCACAGTATTAGCTAAACGGTTTGAAACTGGTTCTACATAATAAGAAATTCACATGAGATGGTGTGCTTGTTCTTCCCACAtggtatgtatgtataagtatttataaaaatgatACAAATTAGCATTGTGTAACATATGTAGATgttatttacttatttattatttgaccAAGCCCAATATGGAAATTTTGTAAATGATAATGGTAAGAATGGTAACTATATATGACTAAATatttatctatatatatttagaatAAATGTAGATTCTAGTTCTTATGTTTGGtacaatatatttaaatttactgCACGCTTTATTTGCCGCCTTGTTTTCCCcttgatataataatatatatagaaagtgtgagtataaatataaacagcTGAAACTCTGAAGCACCGTCAATGTGTTTCCATCTAAATTGAACTTCCTAAAATATCTTTAATGTTTGCCCAACTGTTTGTGGTAGGCATAGAAAAATGCgaattattatttgattgacCTGGTTTTTAAGATAGGCCTAAAGTTCCCACGCTAATGCAAACAAGCCCAGATCCGTCAGCTGTTGGATTTGTCAGCTCCCCCGAGGGATATAAATATGGCACGATTCAGACCAGTTTAGCATCAGTCATCAGATCATATCTAATTACCAGACATCAACATGAAGTACTCCTGTGTTCTGCTCCTTTTGGCCACCGTCGCCTGTTTCCTGGTGAGCCTGTCCAGTGCCAGTACCACGACCACGACCACGACAGATGCCACCACCACTACGACCACCGCCTCGTCCTCggacaccaccaccaccacagccTCTTCCTCAGACAGCACAACCACCACCACGGCATCCCCCTCCTCCTCCAAGAAGAAGCACACGATCCACTACAAGCGCAAGGTGCACCGCCCCAAGAAGGTCAAGACGATC from Drosophila mauritiana strain mau12 chromosome 3L, ASM438214v1, whole genome shotgun sequence carries:
- the LOC117141332 gene encoding protein new-glue 3-like, whose amino-acid sequence is MKYSCVLLLLATVACFLVSLSSASTTTTTTTDATTTTTTASSSDTTTTTASSSDSTTTTTASPSSSKKKHTIHYKRKVHRPKKVKTIHRKKNRSG